CGCTCAAAGCACCCACAGACAGGAGCTCGCCCTTGCAGAGAACGGCGAGGCTCCGAAATGGTTCGATATACATGTAACGCCCCACCACGACGAGAACGGACAGATTGCCGGAGCCGTAGCCGTTCTGCTCGACATCACCGAGCGAAAACACGTCGAAGAGGCGATGGCCTTTCATGCCTATCACGATGCGTTAACCGGCCTTCCCAATCGTCGCCGCCTTGAGGATCGACTGCATCAGACCCGTCTGCGAGCCGACCGTTTACGCGAAAAGTTCGCTCTTCTTTTCGTCGATCTCGATCGTTTCAAGCAGGTGAACGACGTTCACGGCCATCGCATCGGCGACGCCGTTCTGATTGAGGTCGCATCGCGCATCGAAAGCGTTCTGCGAAGAGACGATACGGTATGCCGACAGGGCGGCGACGAGTTCATCATCCTGCTTCCCGGAATACGACATCCGGCGGCGGCCACAGGCGTGGCTCGAAAGCTCATCGACATCCTTTCACGACCCATCTTTGTCGATAACACGATCTGCCGCATAGGAGCGAGCGTCGGCATCGCGCTCTATCCCGATCATGATCCGCGACCGGATCGACTGATTCAGCTTGCCGACCGTGCTATGTACAGGGCCAAGGCATCGGGACGCGGTCGCTTTGCCTTCTTTGAAGATCTGCCCACACAGGTTGCGCTTCCGATTCGCTTTGAAGAGAGATCCGAAGAGAGAACGGAAACGCTGAAGATTCCCGAGGCCTGTCATCAGTGCCTTGTCCGCGTTGCCGCTCATGCCGGTCTACCGTCGACCTCGCTTGCCCTGCTTGCGAAGTCGTAGACGTGACTCGCAGCCGAATCGGTTGGCGGGTAGCAACCTGCTAACATCGAAGTCGCCTCCAGGCCTATCGGTTTACGGCGGCGTCGATCTTCTGTCTGTTTGTCTCAAAGGCCCTCTGAGCATCTTCAGAAAAAAAGGAATCAAAGAAAAACAGATTGGCGCTGCCCGATTCGAGCCGTTGCACGATAGCCCCCGATGCAATGTCGATCAGCAGAGCGTATCCTGTTGCATTCTTCTGATCGTCGAAGGCCTTGAGGACGCCAAGCCGCTCCGCCTGCCGGCGTGCTGTGACAGTCTTTTCATCGTCGGTTAAATCGAAGACGACGACCGTGATTCCTTTTGATTCGGCATAACGCTTCAGATCAGAAAAACCCGGACTGACGTTATCCCAGCGTTTACACGAAGGGCACCAGTCCGCATGGAATTTTGCAAGCACAAGGCCTTCGGCGGCTAACGGTGACGCTGCGAAAAGTAGGGCCAGCCACAAGATGGTTCGTTTCATACGTTTTCTACCTCTCAAAATGATACTTACAGGCCTTTCAGCCTGGCATAAAGAGCTTTGAATTCTGCGTTCGGATGATTCGGTCGATCCTCAAGCTCGGGGCGGATGCCCTTCACAAGATACATGGCCATATCGCCTTTCCCTTTAACGGGCAGCAGTCCTCGATCTTCGCAGATGAAAAAATCCTTTACCCGCTCATACATATCCTTAGAAATATTCACCTCACCGGGAAGCCCCGCCGATTCCATACGACTGGCGGTATTCACCGTGTCTCCCCAGACGTCATAGACGAATTTATCAGTGCCTACGACTCCCGTTATGACCGGACCGCAATGAATGCCGACGCGCAGCCGCCAGTTCCGCGCCGGTTCGCTTGCAGTTGAATGCCGCTTCATCAGCTTCTGAAAGCGAAGAGCGCAGAGAACGGCGTCCACAGAGTGTGTTTGATTCTCATCGGGGATTCCACCGGCTGCCATATAGGCGTCGCCGATCGTCTTGATCTTTTCAAGACCTGTGGCCCGCACGGCATGATCGAACGATGCGAAGAGTTGATCGAGTTCTTTGATAAGTTGCTCGGGATTCAAATCGGCGCTTGCAGCCGTAAATCCCGTCAGATCGGCAAAAAGCACGGTCGCCGATGAGTAACCACGAGGCGTCACACGATCTCGCTTCTTCAGCTCTTCGGCCACGGTGAGCGGTAGAATGTTACGCAACAACCGATCGGATTTCAATCTCTCGAATTCCAGGCTGTTTGTAAGTATAAAGATAAGGATGCCGGTCAGCAGCTGAACGAAAAGATAATTGCCGCCGGCATCCATCAGGCGATCCTCTCGAGAAGGATACATCGTGATCCATTCCGGATACAGATACTCGATAGAGAAGAGAGATCCGACGACGAGCAGCGAGATGCCGTATATCAGATACGGACGGCGCCCATCAAGCAGGATCGTCGCGATGACAAGCGCCGGAATAAAGTAATAATGAGCGCCGCCGACCGATCCGCCATTCCAAAACCAGTTGAAAGATAAAAAAACCAGAATGGTCAGGTTAAAAAGCCAGAAGAGAGAGCGGTGTTGCGACCGGAACCTGGAAATAAAGTAATACAGAAGGAAGAGCGAGCCTGAAATGAAATGCAGAAGAAACAGACGCACAGGATCGGGTAGGGTCAGAGCGGCAAACGATCCGAGCAGATTCAAAACACCGTTCACAATGCTGACAGAATTGAAAAGACGCGCCGAAAGCGGATCAAGACGCGGATCACCGATGAGCCGCACAAGTAAACGCAGAAGCGGCTTCATGAAATGCCCCCCTGCTCCGTTTTGCGCCCGAGGATCAAGAGGGTGGCGCTTCCTGCGAGAACTGAACAGGCAAGGGCAAAAAGAAGCCCTCCGTCGTCATGGACGACGATTCCAAGTACGGTCAGATGCAGAATAATCGCAGGCACAATGATCAGAATGGATAACATTGCCCCCCTGCGATACTGAGACGGCCAGAGAAGAAGAACGGAGGCGATCAATTCAGCGAAGCCTGTAGCATAGCGACCGGCCGGTTCGAGACCGACCGTCTCAAAGATAAAGATAGATTCTGCAGCGCCGGTGAATTTGAAAAATAGAGTCTGCAGAAAGACTCCGGCAACGATCATTCGCAGAACAAGGATAACGATTTTGCGAGGCTGCATCTTACGCAGATTCGCAACATTCGATCTCTGGTTGCATGCAGGACATAGAATAACGATAAAAAATGGCCCTCTCAACTAAAAAATAAACTCCGGTCTTCCTCGTCGCTCTCACCTCGTAAGTATCTTTTTTTTGCATTTTTTACGATTCCCAGAAAAAACACCGTGACGGTGAAACCAATGTCGATGGTGCACGAAACGTGCAGGATGAGCTCTCTTAAAGAAACATCCCCCGTTACTTCTCTGCAAACATTGCTGAGTCAGACACGCGATCTGCTTTCACTTATCACAGACGAGCAATACACGAAATGCACCGCCAGTACTCAGTCGGGAACAGGATCTCATATTCGACACACTCTCGATCATATTCAAGCGTTGCTCGCCGGCCGTAACGGAAATCCGATCGACTACGATACCCGAGAACGCAATACTACAGTAGAACGCTCCCGCATGTCGGCTATCGACGCCATCGACCTTCTCATAAAAGACCTGAACTCACTTTCAGAGCAGGATCTCAATAAAACGGTAGAGCTACACCTTCTTCTCTCGCCGTTTCATCCACGCTACCGGACGACATCGACGATCGGTCGAGAGCTGGCCTTCGTAATGCATCATGCCATCCATCACAATGCCATCATTGCGATGCTTTTGCGTAATCTGGAAGTCGACATTCCCGACTTTTTTGGCTTTGCCCCGGCAACGATTGAAGTGCTTTCCTGAGACGGAACGATGTGTACGCTGACGATACTGCCCGAATCAAAAGACGGAATTCGGTTCTCGGCCATGATGAATCGGGACGAGTTGAATGAACGGAAAAAGGCGCTGCCTCCTCTCTTGCGAGATGGCATACTCGCCCCTTGCGACGCCGATGCAGGCGGGACCTGGACCGCCATTAACGAAAGCGGGCTCATAGGATTCGTGCTTAACCGCACGGAAGAAGGCGATAGATTGAACAGCGGCAGCGTCAGCAGAGGTAGCATTCTGCCGGCGCTGCTTGAGGCCCCTTCGGTTAAAGATGCGTCTGATCAGTGGCATCGTATTCCATTGCATGACATGAGGCCCTTTTACTGTCTGTTACGAGACCGACAGGAACAGCGCCTTTTCTCGTTCAACGGAGAGTCCCTGACACACCGACTTATGGATATAGCCAGCCCTCTGCTACTGACGACCTCGGGACTCGGCGACTCTCTTGTGCATCCCTACCGCGAGTCATTGTTTGCCCGGCTTCTCTCGCATCATCCCGACAGAGAGACACAGAGGCAATTCCATCATCATCATGATCCGCGGCATCCCGCCCAGAGCGTTATGATGATGCGCGACGATGCACGCACGGTCAGCATTACCTCCTATAACGTACAGATTTCGACTGCCTCTATCGACTACTTTGATATCGACGGATCTACCGTTCGGGCTCAGCTGAGATTACGCAATGCAAAGGAGTCGCTGTATGCCTCCTGATCTCTCGTCAGAATGGGCCTTTGCCCTCTCGGTCATTCTTGCGACCTTCATCGCCGAAGACGCTACGTTAATCGCCGTCGGCCTTGCCATCGGCTCGGGCATCGTCTCGCCTGTAACGGGGCTCGTTTCGGCCTTCACCGGCGTCCTTCTTGGCGATACGGGCCTCTGGGTAACGGGGCGCTTTCTACAAAAAACGGGCATGCTTCAACGATGGCAGAGCTTCCGTACGGCATCTGAAAAAGGCGGGGCGATGCTTGCACGTCATTCGGGCAAGATGATTCTCGCCGCACGCTTTGTTCCGGGATTGCGTCTTCCCGTATATCTTGCGGCGGGATTTTTACATGCAAACGACCGGAAGAAAGGCCGCCTTTCATCATTTATCATGTTTGCCGCACTCGCAGTGATGCTCTGGACGCCTCTGCTTGTCGGACTTTCGGCTATGCTTGGTGTGGCTGCGGCCGAAACTTTACAGAGATACTCGTATCTTACGCTTCTTCCGCTTCTATCTGTCG
This region of Leptonema illini DSM 21528 genomic DNA includes:
- a CDS encoding GGDEF domain-containing protein, which encodes MNTMFLEPARGRGGSFFDPQEKSILRKIRSVMEAFETISYICVLDRRARIVRMNDRFAALFGAESADSTGMSVIPYLKRAGLSRLTVQIWKTLHAQSTHRQELALAENGEAPKWFDIHVTPHHDENGQIAGAVAVLLDITERKHVEEAMAFHAYHDALTGLPNRRRLEDRLHQTRLRADRLREKFALLFVDLDRFKQVNDVHGHRIGDAVLIEVASRIESVLRRDDTVCRQGGDEFIILLPGIRHPAAATGVARKLIDILSRPIFVDNTICRIGASVGIALYPDHDPRPDRLIQLADRAMYRAKASGRGRFAFFEDLPTQVALPIRFEERSEERTETLKIPEACHQCLVRVAAHAGLPSTSLALLAKS
- a CDS encoding thioredoxin family protein, whose translation is MKRTILWLALLFAASPLAAEGLVLAKFHADWCPSCKRWDNVSPGFSDLKRYAESKGITVVVFDLTDDEKTVTARRQAERLGVLKAFDDQKNATGYALLIDIASGAIVQRLESGSANLFFFDSFFSEDAQRAFETNRQKIDAAVNR
- a CDS encoding adenylate/guanylate cyclase domain-containing protein; this encodes MKPLLRLLVRLIGDPRLDPLSARLFNSVSIVNGVLNLLGSFAALTLPDPVRLFLLHFISGSLFLLYYFISRFRSQHRSLFWLFNLTILVFLSFNWFWNGGSVGGAHYYFIPALVIATILLDGRRPYLIYGISLLVVGSLFSIEYLYPEWITMYPSREDRLMDAGGNYLFVQLLTGILIFILTNSLEFERLKSDRLLRNILPLTVAEELKKRDRVTPRGYSSATVLFADLTGFTAASADLNPEQLIKELDQLFASFDHAVRATGLEKIKTIGDAYMAAGGIPDENQTHSVDAVLCALRFQKLMKRHSTASEPARNWRLRVGIHCGPVITGVVGTDKFVYDVWGDTVNTASRMESAGLPGEVNISKDMYERVKDFFICEDRGLLPVKGKGDMAMYLVKGIRPELEDRPNHPNAEFKALYARLKGL
- a CDS encoding DoxX family membrane protein, coding for MQPRKIVILVLRMIVAGVFLQTLFFKFTGAAESIFIFETVGLEPAGRYATGFAELIASVLLLWPSQYRRGAMLSILIIVPAIILHLTVLGIVVHDDGGLLFALACSVLAGSATLLILGRKTEQGGIS
- a CDS encoding DinB family protein — protein: MSSLKETSPVTSLQTLLSQTRDLLSLITDEQYTKCTASTQSGTGSHIRHTLDHIQALLAGRNGNPIDYDTRERNTTVERSRMSAIDAIDLLIKDLNSLSEQDLNKTVELHLLLSPFHPRYRTTSTIGRELAFVMHHAIHHNAIIAMLLRNLEVDIPDFFGFAPATIEVLS
- a CDS encoding NRDE family protein produces the protein MCTLTILPESKDGIRFSAMMNRDELNERKKALPPLLRDGILAPCDADAGGTWTAINESGLIGFVLNRTEEGDRLNSGSVSRGSILPALLEAPSVKDASDQWHRIPLHDMRPFYCLLRDRQEQRLFSFNGESLTHRLMDIASPLLLTTSGLGDSLVHPYRESLFARLLSHHPDRETQRQFHHHHDPRHPAQSVMMMRDDARTVSITSYNVQISTASIDYFDIDGSTVRAQLRLRNAKESLYAS